In Helianthus annuus cultivar XRQ/B chromosome 9, HanXRQr2.0-SUNRISE, whole genome shotgun sequence, the following are encoded in one genomic region:
- the LOC110924083 gene encoding uncharacterized protein LOC110924083, with product MDYQQQSENPTIQRRQHNSGYDQSITHGEARTTLRKMGSAKAIGLDNIPIEAWLCLGEEGVQWLTSLFNLIFSSGKMADQWRRSVVVPLYKNKGDAQCCENYRGIKLLSHPMKL from the coding sequence ATGGACTACCAACAACAAAGTGAAAACCCTACTATCCAAAGGCGACAACATAATAGCGGTTACGATCAGAGTATCACACATGGGGAAGCTAGAACAACACTTAGGAAGATGGGAAGTGCTAAGGCGATTGGTCTTGACAACATACCAATTGAGGCATGGTTGTGTTTGGGAGAGGAAGGAGTTCAATGGCTAACGTCCCTATTCAACCTTATTTTCAGTTCGGGAAAAATGGCAGATCAGTGGAGGCGTAGTGTTGTAGTGCCCTTATATAAGAATAAAGGCGACGCTCAATGCTGCGAGAACTACAGAGGGATTAAGTTGTTAAGTCATCCTATGAAATTATGA